From the Buteo buteo chromosome 1, bButBut1.hap1.1, whole genome shotgun sequence genome, one window contains:
- the LOC142032208 gene encoding uncharacterized protein LOC142032208 isoform X3 produces the protein MGQQLTQEKETILSTWKALLKRKGVKTPEQSLKRILIWCKMQGFQATTVTAFSVGVWQAVGWKMFGEISKGQKELCMLAIVWCLLRETLKEWTAECDAKDQQKKAEDSDNVSNEKVSAQVTAAANAAISAVAGRKPLMGKIRSYPYSPPPPPMPLITLPGDEGPSSPTGAAAEGVTPSAPAEENDVAINTEPDSVGRTEIEGRKDGESQTECEGRTESESRNETEAEKSLTDTMRSLQLTDKTIPKEPLLGALPPSTITVVLRSPDQFWEGVRKYAADSGNWDLVERLSPCSLTPAFLKPLDKAAEAPVTFPVFRAAPGTNRHDEHNPIGWRVVQDLQNRVQKYRINSPEVMQLIRVISTDLLCPYDVMHLALVLFQPIQLHVFQSTWRQMARTAAQQNLRLLQGDLRLGLGEDALLGEGQYGSPQLQATWPPMALEQAQNIGLMAMKRTMDMAAPKQKYATICQGPTEPFLQFVEKISAALEKQVEDEVLRQILCKQLARDNADEDCQKIIQALPGDPSVPDMVAACSKAGTLEHTVTTIANAMRNSGKCCGCGSEGHINVTSPHKTSPGHICAMVSTPCPPVTIPKGTRIAQFVPFSSSISRAGQQLRCDGGFGSTGPPQFCWSQTVSSSRPCMTCTLSNHGRSPTTIQAHNGLPLDLCDCHHLEHPRSLLQRALQRAAGTISLAQIQKGGIVGGCNEPTEFLTVREQCDLEQLVVYP, from the exons atggggcagcaattaacacaagaaaaggagacgattttgtctacctggaaagccctattaaaaagaaaaggggttaaaaccccagaacaaagcttgaaaaggattttaatatggtgtaagatgcaaggctttcaagccacaacagttactgcattcagtgtgggtgtgtggcaagcagtgggatggaaaatgtttggtgaaatctctaaaggacagaaagagctgtgtatgTTGGCGATCGTATGGTGTCTATTACGCGAGACCCTGAAGGAATGGACAGCAGAATGTGATGCgaaagatcagcaaaagaaagctgaggactctgacaatgttagcaatgaaaaagtttctgctcaagtaacagctgcagccaatgctgcaatctcagcagttgcgggcagaaaacccctcatgggcaaaatcagatcatacccttattcacctcctcctcctcctatgCCATTAATTACTCTACCGGGCGATGAGGGGCCCTCCTCACCTACTGGTGCGGCGGCAGAAGGGGTGACTCCATCAGCCCCCGCCGAGGAGAATGATGTGGCGATTAACACCGAGCCGGACAGTGTGGGCCGTACTGAAATTGAGGGCCGAAAGGACGGTGAGAGTCAAACTGAGTGTGAGGGCCGAACGGAAAGTGAGAGccgaaatgaaactgaggcagaaaaatctctaactgacactatgcgatctctgcagctcacagataaaACCATACCGAAGGAACCCCTGCTGggggctctccctccatccacaataACTGTGGTCCTGAGATCCCCTGATCAGTTCTGGGAGGGagttagaaaatatgctgccGACTCTGGCAACTGGGATCTAGTAGAACGCCTCAGCCCGTGCTCTCTAACACCGGCGTTTCTAAAGCCTCtagataaagcagcagaggctcctgttacatttcctgttttcagagctgctccaggcacaaaccGGCACGATGAGCACAATCCAATCGGCTGGAGAgtagtgcaggatttgcagaatagagtacaaaaatacagaatcaattctcctgaggtgatgcaacttattcgtgtaatcagcacagatctgctgtgtccTTATGACGTTATGCATCTAGCACTCGTGCTGTTTCAGCCCATACAATTGCACGTATTTCAATCtacttggaggcagatggcacgcacagcagcacagcaaaatttGCGACTGCTACAGGGTGACCTGAGATTaggccttggagaggatgctttgcttggtgaagGGCAGTATGgtagccctcagctgcaggctacatggcCTCCGATGGCTCtcgaacaagcacaaaatataggcCTTATGGCAATGAAGCGAACCATGGACATGGCAGCTCCgaagcaaaaatatgccactatctgccaaggccccacagaaccctttttacaatttgtagaaaaaatatctgccgccctggaaaaacaggtagaagatgaggtcttaaggcaaattctatgcaaacagttggcaagagataatgctgatgaggactgtcaaaagatcatacaggctttaccaggagatccttctgtccctgacatggtcgctgcatgttctaaagctgggacactggaacacacggtgaccaccatagccaatgctatgagaaattctggaaagtgctgtgggtgtggcagtgaagggcatatcaatgtaacttctccacacaaaacatcaccaggtCACATTTGTGCGATGGTTTCGACCCCCTGCCCACCAGTGACAATCCCTAAAGGTACTCGTATTGCtcaatttgttcctttttcgagttctatttcaagagcaggacagcaactgcgatgcgatggaggcttcggctctacgggaccccctcagttctgctggtctcagactgtctcGTCATCCCGACCATGTATGACGTGCACGCTGTCGAATCACGGAAGATCGCCGACTACa atacaggcccacaaTGGACTCCCGCTCGATTTGTGTGACTgtcatcatctggaacatcccAGAAG ccttctgcaaagggccctgcagagggcagccgggacaatatctttagcacaaatacaaaaagggggaattgtcgggggatgcaacgagcctacggaattcctgacagttcgagaacagtgcgaccttgagcagcttgtagtgtatccttga
- the LOC142032208 gene encoding uncharacterized protein LOC142032208 isoform X1, which translates to MGQQLTQEKETILSTWKALLKRKGVKTPEQSLKRILIWCKMQGFQATTVTAFSVGVWQAVGWKMFGEISKGQKELCMLAIVWCLLRETLKEWTAECDAKDQQKKAEDSDNVSNEKVSAQVTAAANAAISAVAGRKPLMGKIRSYPYSPPPPPMPLITLPGDEGPSSPTGAAAEGVTPSAPAEENDVAINTEPDSVGRTEIEGRKDGESQTECEGRTESESRNETEAEKSLTDTMRSLQLTDKTIPKEPLLGALPPSTITVVLRSPDQFWEGVRKYAADSGNWDLVERLSPCSLTPAFLKPLDKAAEAPVTFPVFRAAPGTNRHDEHNPIGWRVVQDLQNRVQKYRINSPEVMQLIRVISTDLLCPYDVMHLALVLFQPIQLHVFQSTWRQMARTAAQQNLRLLQGDLRLGLGEDALLGEGQYGSPQLQATWPPMALEQAQNIGLMAMKRTMDMAAPKQKYATICQGPTEPFLQFVEKISAALEKQVEDEVLRQILCKQLARDNADEDCQKIIQALPGDPSVPDMVAACSKAGTLEHTVTTIANAMRNSGKCCGCGSEGHINVTSPHKTSPGHICAMVSTPCPPVTIPKGTRIAQFVPFSSSISRAGQQLRCDGGFGSTGPPQFCWSQTVSSSRPCMTCTLSNHGRSPTTNSGKVFNYEQNLILSWISGVIPLHQVFIRKIQAHNGLPLDLCDCHHLEHPRSLLQRALQRAAGTISLAQIQKGGIVGGCNEPTEFLTVREQCDLEQLVVYP; encoded by the exons atggggcagcaattaacacaagaaaaggagacgattttgtctacctggaaagccctattaaaaagaaaaggggttaaaaccccagaacaaagcttgaaaaggattttaatatggtgtaagatgcaaggctttcaagccacaacagttactgcattcagtgtgggtgtgtggcaagcagtgggatggaaaatgtttggtgaaatctctaaaggacagaaagagctgtgtatgTTGGCGATCGTATGGTGTCTATTACGCGAGACCCTGAAGGAATGGACAGCAGAATGTGATGCgaaagatcagcaaaagaaagctgaggactctgacaatgttagcaatgaaaaagtttctgctcaagtaacagctgcagccaatgctgcaatctcagcagttgcgggcagaaaacccctcatgggcaaaatcagatcatacccttattcacctcctcctcctcctatgCCATTAATTACTCTACCGGGCGATGAGGGGCCCTCCTCACCTACTGGTGCGGCGGCAGAAGGGGTGACTCCATCAGCCCCCGCCGAGGAGAATGATGTGGCGATTAACACCGAGCCGGACAGTGTGGGCCGTACTGAAATTGAGGGCCGAAAGGACGGTGAGAGTCAAACTGAGTGTGAGGGCCGAACGGAAAGTGAGAGccgaaatgaaactgaggcagaaaaatctctaactgacactatgcgatctctgcagctcacagataaaACCATACCGAAGGAACCCCTGCTGggggctctccctccatccacaataACTGTGGTCCTGAGATCCCCTGATCAGTTCTGGGAGGGagttagaaaatatgctgccGACTCTGGCAACTGGGATCTAGTAGAACGCCTCAGCCCGTGCTCTCTAACACCGGCGTTTCTAAAGCCTCtagataaagcagcagaggctcctgttacatttcctgttttcagagctgctccaggcacaaaccGGCACGATGAGCACAATCCAATCGGCTGGAGAgtagtgcaggatttgcagaatagagtacaaaaatacagaatcaattctcctgaggtgatgcaacttattcgtgtaatcagcacagatctgctgtgtccTTATGACGTTATGCATCTAGCACTCGTGCTGTTTCAGCCCATACAATTGCACGTATTTCAATCtacttggaggcagatggcacgcacagcagcacagcaaaatttGCGACTGCTACAGGGTGACCTGAGATTaggccttggagaggatgctttgcttggtgaagGGCAGTATGgtagccctcagctgcaggctacatggcCTCCGATGGCTCtcgaacaagcacaaaatataggcCTTATGGCAATGAAGCGAACCATGGACATGGCAGCTCCgaagcaaaaatatgccactatctgccaaggccccacagaaccctttttacaatttgtagaaaaaatatctgccgccctggaaaaacaggtagaagatgaggtcttaaggcaaattctatgcaaacagttggcaagagataatgctgatgaggactgtcaaaagatcatacaggctttaccaggagatccttctgtccctgacatggtcgctgcatgttctaaagctgggacactggaacacacggtgaccaccatagccaatgctatgagaaattctggaaagtgctgtgggtgtggcagtgaagggcatatcaatgtaacttctccacacaaaacatcaccaggtCACATTTGTGCGATGGTTTCGACCCCCTGCCCACCAGTGACAATCCCTAAAGGTACTCGTATTGCtcaatttgttcctttttcgagttctatttcaagagcaggacagcaactgcgatgcgatggaggcttcggctctacgggaccccctcagttctgctggtctcagactgtctcGTCATCCCGACCATGTATGACGTGCACGCTGTCGAATCACGGAAGATCGCCGACTACa aactctggaaaagtattcaactaCGAACAGAACCTTATTTTATCATGGATATCTGGAGTCATACCACTTCACCAGGTTTTTATACGGAAG atacaggcccacaaTGGACTCCCGCTCGATTTGTGTGACTgtcatcatctggaacatcccAGAAG ccttctgcaaagggccctgcagagggcagccgggacaatatctttagcacaaatacaaaaagggggaattgtcgggggatgcaacgagcctacggaattcctgacagttcgagaacagtgcgaccttgagcagcttgtagtgtatccttga
- the LOC142032208 gene encoding uncharacterized protein LOC142032208 isoform X4, whose amino-acid sequence MGQQLTQEKETILSTWKALLKRKGVKTPEQSLKRILIWCKMQGFQATTVTAFSVGVWQAVGWKMFGEISKGQKELCMLAIVWCLLRETLKEWTAECDAKDQQKKAEDSDNVSNEKVSAQVTAAANAAISAVAGRKPLMGKIRSYPYSPPPPPMPLITLPGDEGPSSPTGAAAEGVTPSAPAEENDVAINTEPDSVGRTEIEGRKDGESQTECEGRTESESRNETEAEKSLTDTMRSLQLTDKTIPKEPLLGALPPSTITVVLRSPDQFWEGVRKYAADSGNWDLVERLSPCSLTPAFLKPLDKAAEAPVTFPVFRAAPGTNRHDEHNPIGWRVVQDLQNRVQKYRINSPEVMQLIRVISTDLLCPYDVMHLALVLFQPIQLHVFQSTWRQMARTAAQQNLRLLQGDLRLGLGEDALLGEGQYGSPQLQATWPPMALEQAQNIGLMAMKRTMDMAAPKQKYATICQGPTEPFLQFVEKISAALEKQVEDEVLRQILCKQLARDNADEDCQKIIQALPGDPSVPDMVAACSKAGTLEHTVTTIANAMRNSGKCCGCGSEGHINVTSPHKTSPGHICAMVSTPCPPVTIPKGTRIAQFVPFSSSISRAGQQLRCDGGFGSTGPPQFCWSQTVSSSRPCMTCTLSNHGRSPTTIQAHDGLPFDLYDHHHLEHHRWCGNMNTTSVKN is encoded by the coding sequence atggggcagcaattaacacaagaaaaggagacgattttgtctacctggaaagccctattaaaaagaaaaggggttaaaaccccagaacaaagcttgaaaaggattttaatatggtgtaagatgcaaggctttcaagccacaacagttactgcattcagtgtgggtgtgtggcaagcagtgggatggaaaatgtttggtgaaatctctaaaggacagaaagagctgtgtatgTTGGCGATCGTATGGTGTCTATTACGCGAGACCCTGAAGGAATGGACAGCAGAATGTGATGCgaaagatcagcaaaagaaagctgaggactctgacaatgttagcaatgaaaaagtttctgctcaagtaacagctgcagccaatgctgcaatctcagcagttgcgggcagaaaacccctcatgggcaaaatcagatcatacccttattcacctcctcctcctcctatgCCATTAATTACTCTACCGGGCGATGAGGGGCCCTCCTCACCTACTGGTGCGGCGGCAGAAGGGGTGACTCCATCAGCCCCCGCCGAGGAGAATGATGTGGCGATTAACACCGAGCCGGACAGTGTGGGCCGTACTGAAATTGAGGGCCGAAAGGACGGTGAGAGTCAAACTGAGTGTGAGGGCCGAACGGAAAGTGAGAGccgaaatgaaactgaggcagaaaaatctctaactgacactatgcgatctctgcagctcacagataaaACCATACCGAAGGAACCCCTGCTGggggctctccctccatccacaataACTGTGGTCCTGAGATCCCCTGATCAGTTCTGGGAGGGagttagaaaatatgctgccGACTCTGGCAACTGGGATCTAGTAGAACGCCTCAGCCCGTGCTCTCTAACACCGGCGTTTCTAAAGCCTCtagataaagcagcagaggctcctgttacatttcctgttttcagagctgctccaggcacaaaccGGCACGATGAGCACAATCCAATCGGCTGGAGAgtagtgcaggatttgcagaatagagtacaaaaatacagaatcaattctcctgaggtgatgcaacttattcgtgtaatcagcacagatctgctgtgtccTTATGACGTTATGCATCTAGCACTCGTGCTGTTTCAGCCCATACAATTGCACGTATTTCAATCtacttggaggcagatggcacgcacagcagcacagcaaaatttGCGACTGCTACAGGGTGACCTGAGATTaggccttggagaggatgctttgcttggtgaagGGCAGTATGgtagccctcagctgcaggctacatggcCTCCGATGGCTCtcgaacaagcacaaaatataggcCTTATGGCAATGAAGCGAACCATGGACATGGCAGCTCCgaagcaaaaatatgccactatctgccaaggccccacagaaccctttttacaatttgtagaaaaaatatctgccgccctggaaaaacaggtagaagatgaggtcttaaggcaaattctatgcaaacagttggcaagagataatgctgatgaggactgtcaaaagatcatacaggctttaccaggagatccttctgtccctgacatggtcgctgcatgttctaaagctgggacactggaacacacggtgaccaccatagccaatgctatgagaaattctggaaagtgctgtgggtgtggcagtgaagggcatatcaatgtaacttctccacacaaaacatcaccaggtCACATTTGTGCGATGGTTTCGACCCCCTGCCCACCAGTGACAATCCCTAAAGGTACTCGTATTGCtcaatttgttcctttttcgagttctatttcaagagcaggacagcaactgcgatgcgatggaggcttcggctctacgggaccccctcagttctgctggtctcagactgtctcGTCATCCCGACCATGTATGACGTGCACGCTGTCGAATCACGGAAGATCGCCGACTACa
- the LOC142032208 gene encoding uncharacterized protein LOC142032208 isoform X2 — MGQQLTQEKETILSTWKALLKRKGVKTPEQSLKRILIWCKMQGFQATTVTAFSVGVWQAVGWKMFGEISKGQKELCMLAIVWCLLRETLKEWTAECDAKDQQKKAEDSDNVSNEKVSAQVTAAANAAISAVAGRKPLMGKIRSYPYSPPPPPMPLITLPGDEGPSSPTGAAAEGVTPSAPAEENDVAINTEPDSVGRTEIEGRKDGESQTECEGRTESESRNETEAEKSLTDTMRSLQLTDKTIPKEPLLGALPPSTITVVLRSPDQFWEGVRKYAADSGNWDLVERLSPCSLTPAFLKPLDKAAEAPVTFPVFRAAPGTNRHDEHNPIGWRVVQDLQNRVQKYRINSPEVMQLIRVISTDLLCPYDVMHLALVLFQPIQLHVFQSTWRQMARTAAQQNLRLLQGDLRLGLGEDALLGEGQYGSPQLQATWPPMALEQAQNIGLMAMKRTMDMAAPKQKYATICQGPTEPFLQFVEKISAALEKQVEDEVLRQILCKQLARDNADEDCQKIIQALPGDPSVPDMVAACSKAGTLEHTVTTIANAMRNSGKCCGCGSEGHINVTSPHKTSPGHICAMVSTPCPPVTIPKGTRIAQFVPFSSSISRAGQQLRCDGGFGSTGPPQFCWSQTVSSSRPCMTCTLSNHGRSPTTNSGKVFNYEQNLILSWISGVIPLHQVFIRKPSAKGPAEGSRDNIFSTNTKRGNCRGMQRAYGIPDSSRTVRP, encoded by the exons atggggcagcaattaacacaagaaaaggagacgattttgtctacctggaaagccctattaaaaagaaaaggggttaaaaccccagaacaaagcttgaaaaggattttaatatggtgtaagatgcaaggctttcaagccacaacagttactgcattcagtgtgggtgtgtggcaagcagtgggatggaaaatgtttggtgaaatctctaaaggacagaaagagctgtgtatgTTGGCGATCGTATGGTGTCTATTACGCGAGACCCTGAAGGAATGGACAGCAGAATGTGATGCgaaagatcagcaaaagaaagctgaggactctgacaatgttagcaatgaaaaagtttctgctcaagtaacagctgcagccaatgctgcaatctcagcagttgcgggcagaaaacccctcatgggcaaaatcagatcatacccttattcacctcctcctcctcctatgCCATTAATTACTCTACCGGGCGATGAGGGGCCCTCCTCACCTACTGGTGCGGCGGCAGAAGGGGTGACTCCATCAGCCCCCGCCGAGGAGAATGATGTGGCGATTAACACCGAGCCGGACAGTGTGGGCCGTACTGAAATTGAGGGCCGAAAGGACGGTGAGAGTCAAACTGAGTGTGAGGGCCGAACGGAAAGTGAGAGccgaaatgaaactgaggcagaaaaatctctaactgacactatgcgatctctgcagctcacagataaaACCATACCGAAGGAACCCCTGCTGggggctctccctccatccacaataACTGTGGTCCTGAGATCCCCTGATCAGTTCTGGGAGGGagttagaaaatatgctgccGACTCTGGCAACTGGGATCTAGTAGAACGCCTCAGCCCGTGCTCTCTAACACCGGCGTTTCTAAAGCCTCtagataaagcagcagaggctcctgttacatttcctgttttcagagctgctccaggcacaaaccGGCACGATGAGCACAATCCAATCGGCTGGAGAgtagtgcaggatttgcagaatagagtacaaaaatacagaatcaattctcctgaggtgatgcaacttattcgtgtaatcagcacagatctgctgtgtccTTATGACGTTATGCATCTAGCACTCGTGCTGTTTCAGCCCATACAATTGCACGTATTTCAATCtacttggaggcagatggcacgcacagcagcacagcaaaatttGCGACTGCTACAGGGTGACCTGAGATTaggccttggagaggatgctttgcttggtgaagGGCAGTATGgtagccctcagctgcaggctacatggcCTCCGATGGCTCtcgaacaagcacaaaatataggcCTTATGGCAATGAAGCGAACCATGGACATGGCAGCTCCgaagcaaaaatatgccactatctgccaaggccccacagaaccctttttacaatttgtagaaaaaatatctgccgccctggaaaaacaggtagaagatgaggtcttaaggcaaattctatgcaaacagttggcaagagataatgctgatgaggactgtcaaaagatcatacaggctttaccaggagatccttctgtccctgacatggtcgctgcatgttctaaagctgggacactggaacacacggtgaccaccatagccaatgctatgagaaattctggaaagtgctgtgggtgtggcagtgaagggcatatcaatgtaacttctccacacaaaacatcaccaggtCACATTTGTGCGATGGTTTCGACCCCCTGCCCACCAGTGACAATCCCTAAAGGTACTCGTATTGCtcaatttgttcctttttcgagttctatttcaagagcaggacagcaactgcgatgcgatggaggcttcggctctacgggaccccctcagttctgctggtctcagactgtctcGTCATCCCGACCATGTATGACGTGCACGCTGTCGAATCACGGAAGATCGCCGACTACa aactctggaaaagtattcaactaCGAACAGAACCTTATTTTATCATGGATATCTGGAGTCATACCACTTCACCAGGTTTTTATACGGAAG ccttctgcaaagggccctgcagagggcagccgggacaatatctttagcacaaatacaaaaagggggaattgtcgggggatgcaacgagcctacggaattcctgacagttcgagaacagtgcgaccttga